Below is a genomic region from Gemmatimonadota bacterium.
TGCGCGATTGGATGTGAAGCATTGCCCATATAACAGGCGTGGAGTTGCTCGCGCCATGCCTTGAGGTGGCACCGCGCCTCTTCTGGCGAAGCCGCATCATCCACTATATCATCCGTATGTCGGCTAAACGCATAAACCGAAAAAATGGCCTCGCGTTTCTTGCGCGGCAAAAAAACAAAGGCGTAAAAAAAATTCGTTCGGGCGCCTCGCACGATTTTGCCAATGTGTTTTTTCAGGTTCATAAGTGGAAAAGCGTCTTAAACAAAAGCGCGGGCAAATCGCGTTTTGTAATCGTGGGCCGTCGATGAAACACATCGCAATCGTTATCGCGAATCTTTTTCAGAATATGCATACCGCCCAAACAGGTCAACCGCAGTTCAAAACGCAATCGCCCCTTCACCATATCCAGCAGGGGATAACCCGCCACAAACAGATCCCGTGTGCGGTTGATGAGATAATCCATAAGCCTGCAAAATTCCGGCGTAACGCGCTGATCGCGCAAATCTGAAATCCCGACACCAAACCGTTTGAGATCCTCCTGCGGGAGATAAATGCGACCGCGCGAAAAATCAATCGCAATATCCTGCCAGAAATTGGCGAGTTGCAGCGCACTACATATCGCGTCAGAATACCGCGCATAGCCCTCACCGCGATACCCAAACAAATGGAGAATAAGCCGCCCCACGGGATTGGCAGAAAAAGTGCAATACGTCAGCAAATCCCGATACGTCTGATGCCGTTGCGTCGTCACATCCATGCGAAAAGCCGTGAGCAAATCCCTGAGCAATTGCACGGGCAAATCGCGCGTGCGAATCGTTTCCGCAAGCGCCGTAAATATCGGACCAACCGGATCTGAAAGACACGCATCGAGACGCGCTTCCCACTCGGCCAGATGATTGAGTCGCTCCTGCGCCGTCAAACCCGGCTCATCGGCAAAATCATCCGCCGTGCGCGCAAACGCATAGATACTATACACATGGGGCCGCACGCGTTTGGGAATAAGCACCGAACCAACCGGAAAATTCTCATAATGCGCTCGGGTGAGTGCCTCGCAATGGGCATAAGCCTCTGCAATCTCAACCGCGCGAGTTTTGTATGCAGTCTGTGACATAAGATGAAGATACGACAGGGGGGTGGGAAAATCAATATCGGGATCAGGATAGGAAGGATGGAAGGATGGACAGGATGCACCGCAACACTATAGACAAAAAAGAACGCCCCAGCATCTTTGTGTTGGGGCGGCTTTGTGTATCAGGTAAATTCAAAGTAAAAATGCTCATCAGGTCAAGGGCGCAGAACTCTATATACCGCACTTCGATGTTTTACACTCATAATAATTATCAGCCGTTTTGATCTATCATATTTATACACTATACGATAATCACCTGCACGCAACTTAAACAACCCCTTCAGATTTCCCCCCAACGGTACAGGTGTCTGAATCTCAAATGTTTCTGAAAACTCCTTTAACTTCTCATTTACACGCACAATTATATCTGAACTCAAACGACGTATTTCTTTTCGGGCACTTGAACCAATGATTATCGTATATCTCACTCAATACCCAATTTCTTCATAAAATCCGACCATTTTTTTAATCCAATACCCGCATCAACCTTCGCCTCTGCTTCACGCAATTCTTCTACAAATTCTTCACGCAGTTCAAGCCCCTCATCGGAATCGCCGGTCTCCTCTTGAACTAGGGCATGCGCCTCCTGCCGTGCTATATCCTTTTGTCGTTTAACAGGCATCTCATGCCTCCTGAAATAAAAACTTTGCAATTCAATCCCATATACATAAAACAAAAGTAGCTGATTTCTATGGGTCTGTCAACACCTGCATGGGCGAGTCATCAAACAACACCTGCATCGCGTAATGGGCGACCGTGGGCTTGCATTTTACAGCGTGCGTGTGTAACAATAGCCCTACTTTAAGTCCTGCAGCACAAAAATAGAACGCCCCAGCATCATTTGGCCGGGGCGTTCTTGAGATACATTCATTTGATTCACACTATTTCCGATAGGGATTTGGCGCCACCGCCATCGTCCGCGCAACCCGAAAACCAATGTGACTTGCGCTCCCATTCGCCCTGGTGTAATGGCGTGCGGCTGAACGAAAATGCCGCGTATAATAATCGTGCCACGAGCCTCCGCGCGTAACGCGAAAGGTACAATTCCCTTCTTGCCAAACACTGCCATGGGACGGCGCACCGTCGTAGTTGTCATTCCAGCAGTCCGCTGTCCATTCCTGCACATTCCCGATCATATCGTATAGGCCAAAGTTATTCGGACGAAACGATCCCACAGGCACCGTAATATTTTGCCCATTCTTCGCACAGCTAAAGGTGCTGCGCCCCACGTTCGCATACGTACAAACTGATAGCGTCCTTAAATTTCTGTAAAAAGTAAAAAAGTCACCGTAGCTCCGAGAAAAATCTTAAAATAGGGGTGAGTAAGTAGTATAAACCCTAACTTGGAGGCTACGATGACTTACCCCAAAGATATAAAAATTTCTCAAAGAGAGCAATTTGCACTTTTGAATGACCCTGATTTTCTCAATCAGGCCATCACACGCTTCCTCCAGCAGTTTATGGAAGCCGAGATCACATCATTTTTACAAGCAGAACCCTATCAAAGAACTAGCGAGCGTACGGGCTACCGTAACGGCTATAAACCCCGTGTTCTGAAGACGCGCGTAGGCCGTATCCAACTGAGTATACCCCAAGATCGAGAAGGGCGATTTAGCAGTGCGTTATTCTCACGGTTTCAACGCAGTGAAAAAGCGCTCATTCTTGCCCTTCAAGAGGCGTATTTGCAAGGGGTCTCCACACGCAAAGTGACAAAGATCACAGAAGCCTTGTGTGGCACCTCTTTTTCAAAGTCCCAGGTCTCACAGCTTTGTCAAGACCTGGATGCAGACATCAACGCCTGGCGTGAACGACCCCTTGAGCAAGGATACCCTTATCTGATTATTGATGCGACCTATCTCCACATCCGTAGCAGGGGACAGGTCGCTTCTGAGGCCGTCTTAATCGTTTCTGGCATCGCAGAGAGTGGGCACCGCGACATTTTGGCCATTGACGTGGCGCACACTGAGACAGAAGCCACGTATGCGGACTTGTTTAAAGACCTTAAAAAACGTGGGTTAAAGGGGGTGCATCTCGTCATATCAGACCACCACGAAGGCTTACAAAATGCCATCAAACGACACTTTCAAGGGGCTTCTTGGCAGCATTGTCAAACCCACTTTCACAGAAATATCAAAGGCATCACACCGCCTAAGTATCAACGTGAGGTTGCCCAGACACTCAAAGACGTTTTCAATGCACCCGATCTTGCCACTGCACAAGAGCACCTATCTTCTATGATGGACACCTATGAACCTATACTGCCCAATGCCGTGGAGAAGATAGACCGGGATATCACCCATTGTCTGGCCTGCTTCCACTTTCCACAACAGCATCAAAAACGCATTCGTACCACCAACCTGTTGGAGAGACTCAATCGTGAGATCAAAAGACGTGCCGATGTCGTGCAAATCTTCCCCAATCAAGCGGCTTGTGAACGTCTCATCGGCGCGTTGTGTATGGAGTGGTCTGACGAGTGGATCACCGGCAGACGCTACCTGGACATGACGGATTGGAAATAAACGCTCTGACCCCTATATCACGGAGCTACAATTTTACAGAACTTTTTGGACTTGACCCCCTGTTAAATCTGTTGTTCAAACGACAGCCTACTTTAAAAAAGAACGCCTCAGCATCGTTGTGCCAAGGCATTTTTGTATATCAGGTAAACCATTGCGTCTATTCGAAACAACTCAATGCACCAACTTGATGCCCCATTCAACACATCGCGCTTCGACTTCATCAAGCGGTGCCATTGTCACGATCACGCCATCGACGGTTTTATCGGGATGCAAAGTCCGCATCAACCCCACTTTATCGGCAAAGCGATCCACATCCTCCACCTCGCAAACAGACTTCACCTCAAACACCAATAAAGTACTATTATAGACCAGAATATCGACTTCATAGCGGCGGCCTGAAGGTCCAATCATGCCATCCTCATCTTCAAGGGACTGTCGCAAACGAACATTCTGAGATAATATATCGTCCCTTCCAAGTACCAATCTCATCGTGCCAGCAACAACATCCTCCAGTTTTCTCCCAGATCGCGTTTGGAAACGTCCCACGATCATTTCGACCCAATCTCTCAGATCGGAAAAACGCTGATCCATCTGGTCAAAACGTTCATCAACTTTCTCAAATCGTTCATTGACTTCCGACCGAAATGTTTCCATTCCTGACCGAAATACATCAAATTCGCCACGAAAATCGCGTAATTCAGAAAGGACTGCTGCGACTTCTTCCTTCGTGGCAAAAGTCCGCATAAAAGCCGTATAGATGCGCCGTTCCATCTCTGGATGCCGCGCAAGCAAAGCCGGCAACTGTTTCTCAAGCGTCTCTAACAATTCTTCATCTGTCAACAGGGCCATCTCTCATTCCTCATTGGGATTTCCATAACGCAAGGCCAACAGGCCCAATGACCTTTATCAAATCAAAAGTAGCCGATTTCTATAGACCTGTCAACATCTGCATGGGCGAAACTTTGCAAAACACCCGCATCGCGTAATCGGCGACCGTGGACTTGCATTTTACAGCGTGCGTATGTATCTTTGCCCGCGCACATCCTCACATCCTGCACATCCTGATCCCGAAAGGAAAAAATAATGTTTGAATCCCTGACAATGGCCCCTGCGGATCCCATTATAGGATTGACCGAAGCATTCAAAAACGATCCAAACCCCAAAAAAATAAACCTCGGCGTTGGCGTGTACAAAGACAGCGACGGCAACACGCCGATATTCGCCTCTGTAAAAACAGCAGAAGAACGCCTTTTAACACACGAAGATACCAAAAATTATCTCGGCATAGAAGGCGACGAAGCGTATAACAAAGCCGTACAAGAACTCCTCTGGGGAACAGAACACGAAATACTCACCAGTGGACGCGCGGGAACAGCCCAGGCACCGGGGGGCACGGGCGCATTGCGCATTGCCGGCGACTTCATCCATCAGCACTATCCCCATGCCCGCGTATGGCTGAGTGATCCCACCTGGGCAAACCACCCCAAAATATTTGAATCTGCCGGCGTACCCACAGAAACCTATCGCTATTACAACCCCTCATCTTTTGGCCTGGACTTTGACGCACTCATCCAGGACCTCGGGCAAATCCCCGCAGGCGATGTCGTCTTGCTACACGGATGTTGTCACAACCCGACCGGCGTCGATCCCTCAGCCGAACAATGGGCGCAAATAGCCGACATCATAACCGACCACGGCATCATCCCACTCGTTGACTTTGCCTATCAGGGCCTAGGCAATGGCCTCGTTGAAGACGCCGTCGGCCTCCTGTCTCTCAGCCAGCCCGGCTGTGAACTCCTCGTCGCCAGTTCCTTCTCCAAAAACTTTGGCCTCTACCGCGAGCGCACGGGCGCATTGACCATCGTGGGAAAAGACGCCACCACCGTTGAAAAAGCGATGAGCCACATCAAAATCTGCATCCGCACAAATTATTCCAACCCGCCATCGCACGGCGCACAGGCAGTCGCAACAGTCCTCAACGACCCCGCCTTGCGGGCACAATGGGACGGCGAAGTAAAAGCCATGCGCGACCGCATCAACAACATGCGCACCCTATTTGTGGATACCCTCGAAACAAAAGGCGTGCGGCGCGACTTTTCGTTTATCGCACACCAGAGAGGAATGTTTTCTTTCTCCGGATTGACCCCCGAGCAAGTAGAAGCATTGCGCGAGCGATATTCGATATACATCGTCAGTTCGGGACGCATCAACGTGGCGGGCATGACAAAGGACAACATCGGGCCATTGTGCGAAGCGATAGCAGAGATATTGACAGATTAAGGAGAAACCATGACACTCAAAGACCGCGTGGCAATCGTCACAGGCGCAAGCTCTGGCATTGGGCGGGGCATAGCACTGGCACTGGCACGAGAAGGCGCGCATGTGGCAGTAGCCGATATACAGGAAGCACCTAAACAGGGCATATATCACGACACCGACCTGACCACTTCTACGGCAGAGGAAATAGAAAAATTCGGCAGCAAAGGAATCTTTGTACAGACCGACGTATCGGATGACGAAGCGGTGAAAATCCTGATCGAGCGGACCGTCTCCGAATTTGGCAAACTGGACATACTGGTAAACAACGCTGGCATCACAATACCCGGAGGCATTGAAGAAACAACCATCGCCGACTACGATACTGTAATGGGCGTAAACCTTCGGGCACTATATGTCGCCAGCAAACTCGCCATGCCACACCTGAAAAAACCATCAGGCAGAATCATCCACATCGCATCTGTACAGTCATTTGGTGGGGGCGGAGGACCTGCGTATGCCGCATCAAAAGCCGGCGTCGTCAACCTCACGCGAGACACCGCCCTGGAACTGGCCCCCTTTGGCGCAACCGTCAACGCCATCTGCCCGGGCTACATCGAAACGCCCATACAGGATTATCTCACACCGCAGGACATCGAAGACTGCAAAGTAAAAACCCCATTACCCCGCCTGGGCTTGCCATCGGACATCGGCAACGCCGCGGTATTCTTCGCATCGGACGCCGCCGCTTGGATCACCGGCACAGCCCTGCCTGTAGATGGCGGATGGATGGCGTCTATTTTTTGATTCACTACCGATATGCTATGGGCTGACTGCAACAAATATCATAAAACATAGAAACAAGAGAATAATCACACCCAGAATCACGCCCACCCGACGGTTTTTGGGTTGCGCTGAAGTGATAGCACCACGGTTGATCAACAGTTCCACTGTTTCAGAAGCATCCCCTCGCTTCGCCAGGTCCAGCGGCGTCGCACCATCATTATTCTGCACATTGACATCGGCACCATGGTTCAGCAATACCTCGGCTGCTTCAGAAGAAGCATTATTACTCGCCGCATTGTGTAGCGGCGTATTGCCAACCACATCCTGCACATTGACATCGGCACCGCGATTCAGTAATAACTCGGCCACTTCAGAAGCATTACCAATCGCCGCAAAGTGTAGTGGCGTCGTGCCACCACTATCCTGCACATTGGCATCGGCACCCCGCTCAAGCAATTGCTCAACTACTTCAGAAGCATTACCAATCGCCGCATTGTGTAGCGGCGTCGTACCACCACTGTCCTGCGCGTTGACATAGGCACCCCGCTCAAGCAATAACTCGGCCACTTCAGAAGCATTACCAATCGCCGCAAAGTGTAGTGGCGTATTGCCAGTTTTTTCCCGCACATTGACATCGGCACCGCGCTCAAGCAATTGCTCAACCATTTCACAATCATTATTCTCTACCGCAAAGTGTAGCGGCGCCCGACCACTATCGGGGTTCCGTGCGTTGACATCGGATTCGCAATAATCAGACACAACTCCATCCTCCTTAGCTCAAACCGCTCTTGAATGCGTTGACTGCCTCTGCCTGAGAGTTATAAACCTTGAGGAACCGATCAAAACCACTGATGGTGATAACATTGCGGATTGGATCAGAAAGGGCACAAACGCCAAATTGTTTGCCCGGTACGTTAAATCTCCTGGCAAATATCAGGAAGATCCGAAGCCCTGCACTGCTGAGAAAGGATACCTGCTCAAAGTCCAGCAGCAATGCCCGATCTGCCGGACCAATACCAGATTCCAGGGCGCGCTGCAATTGAGGAGCACTGCTACTATCGATAATACCATTGAGCACAACAATCAAGACCCCGTCTTTCCGCACCCACTTAACATCTATATTCATTTGAATCTATTCCTTAATAAATAATTCGCATCAATGCGGTATCCCCAACTGATGCATCCGCCTATGAATCGCTGCACGGGCTTCGACAAAGGGACGTTCCAGATACGCGAGATGGTCCAACTCGCCGTGATGGTGCGTCGCCGTACCGGGATCGTGCCGGGCAGCGGTTTGACGGATGTACGCCAGATCGCCATCGATAAGCGTCAGCATATACTGGGCGGCTTCCAGATCGAACATCCACCACTCGCCACCGCAGGCGATATAAATTGGCGACGTATGGGCGAATATCCCCCGTCCCCAGCCATCGTGATGGGGAACGCTGGTATAATTGGGACCTGCACACCGGGCGGCAATCCACGTATGCCCATCCACCTTCACCTTTGCCTTTAGTTCCAGCCGCCGCGCACCCTTATTATCTTCCGTCGAAGCAACAACGCGCCCTGCCTGAACGATCTCGAGCGTATGAATCGGGAAAATACTCTCCGCCCACGCTTCGACCTCCACCGTACCGGCCCCCGACAACTGCATTGTATCGCCAACCTGGTGTCCATCCGCGGTGAGGTGAATGATGGGACCACCGCTGTGAAATGTTCGACCCTGCGACACACTCTTGCACCAATTATCGTAGGTAAACTCCTCGTCGGGCAAATAGGCATAAGTGCGGTAAATACCAACGGGCACATCACTGCTCATCTTATCCGTCCCGCCAACCAGCGGCAAGCGGTAACCGCAGTTGAGATAGCGGTAGTATTCCAGGTGATTGAACGGCGCATGACGCAGCATCTCCACGCCATCCACGCGACCAGTAGCAATCAGCGCCGCAGGCTCCCCATTTGGATTCGGGAGATGCGGAATAATAACCGAGCCACCCTGCGCGTGACACTGATCCGCCCAATCACTCATCGTAATCTCCAGCGTCCCACCCAGTTCGGACTCACCGGGACCGTCACTGCACCACGGCATCACCGGCTCTTTGAGACCCCACAGAATGAGATGCCCCAAAAAGTGCTGCCTATTCTCCTGACCGACATAGACGATATTATTCCCATCCTGCGAAATACTCGGCCTGCCCGTAAAATCCTCTGTATTGGTAAAAAGATTGCCCCACTGCGACGGAAGCAAATTGACGATATTGAGATCCTCCCCCTGGGACTCCGTATGACTGCCCTGTGTCGAAAGGAAGTGAACGTGCGAATCCCCGCTATACCATCCCCCCTCGTTCATGTGAATCCATCGCTTGAGACGCAAAGTCAGTTCGCGTTGACCCGGTTGGATCTTCACCCGCGTCCGCAGCGGCTCATACTCAAATCCCCGGGCGACATCTACGATGACTTCTCCGCGCGGCAGCCACCCCTGGAAACGACCGTCTATGTACGCATAAGTAATTTGTCAATGCCGAAGATCGCCACAGATATCAAAATGCCAGCTATCGAGATTGGAATTGACCTGATTGTGATGCCCGTAAGGCTGATAGGGAATCCCCTCCGGCGAGCGGAAGTGGACGCGGCAAGGAATGGGCTTGCCCGTATCGTCATCGAGAACAGTGACGTGAACCCAGTTCCGCCCCCGGTCCAGGAGTTCCACGCGCATGCGCGAGGTCTCGACCACCTTCTTCTCCTCGACATCACCCCACTTGACCTCGCCCACCTTTTCCTCGCCCTGCTTCACCGTCATCGTAGCCGAAGGCGTGGCAGCGACCTCGACATAAGCCGGACTCGATTTGGGATTCTGCGCCTCTCCCCAACCGGCGAAATCATCATTGACAAAATCATCGGCAGACGCTTCGGGCAGTGGATGCACATAAGTTGCCGTCCCCCGATCTACGTCCACGCTAAGGTCAAACGGTTTTTCCGCATCTTCGGGATGGGTCAAAATCAGGCGCGCTTCCCGCTTCCCGTGTCGCACAAAGGGATACTCGTCCAGATGCGAAAGCGTGACACCAGCGATAATAAAACGCGGACCACCCGGGATAATCTCCAGCGACTCGACTACGCGATCCGGCAAAGGATTTTCCCACGCCCACAAAAAATAACCGCGGGACGTGCCGCGCGACACCTCGGTCTGACGTCGCCCCATATCCGCCCATCTCCCTTCGTAACGCGGCAATAGCTGGTCGTTCTGGTCCGGAAGTGCGAGAAAGGGCGCGCCGCCGCTGGATAAATGTGCAATCTCAAATCGCTCGCGGATGGGAATACGAAATTCTTCACCCTCCGCCATCCGAAACAGATAATCCGCCACGTTTTCCCCTAACGGACCGCCCTCCATCAGATCGGAATCCAACAAGCGATGGGCAATAATCACGCGGCGTGCCGACGCGTTGATTGGAATCGTCACGCGACCAGAAGCCTCATCCAACGCGATAAAACAATTCGAACCGGCGTCATTTACCAAAAACGGCAAACCGCGGAATAATTGTTTACCTACAGGAGCCTTCGCATTTGCGCCCAGAACTTCAAGCCCCGCATTGCACAACGCCGACAAATCGAGAGGTTGATAATCTGACATGACAGGTATCCTTTCTTTTAGAGGGTTATATCTCACAAAAAATCCAGATCTGCGCCGAGATGAGCGGGCAAAACGCATTTGGCATACAGGTGTCGCCAGCCTCGACCGGGAATTGGCGCAGGAACAAAAGCCTCGCGGCGAGGCGCAAGCTCTGCCGCATCGACCAGCAAATCAATGCGGCGTTCTTTTGCATTCAACTCAACCATATCGCCATCGCGCACAAAAGCCAGAGGTCCCCCTGTCGCCGCCTCGGGAGAACAGTGCAACACCACCGTACCATAAGACGTCCCACTCATACGCGCATCGGAAATCCGCACCATATCTTTGACTCCTTTTTGCGCCAGATATTTTGGAATAGGCAAAGACCCCGCCTCCGGAAATCCATCGCCCACAGGACCGGCATTTCGCAAAATCATCACATGATCGGGCGTAATATTGAGAGAAGGGTCATCAATCCGCGCAGATGCATCCTCAGCAGAATCAAAAACAACCGCAGGACCCCGGTGCGCCAGCAATTCGGGAGACGCCGCAGCAACCTTGAGCACAGCCCCATCCGGAGCCAGATTGCCGCGAACCACAATCAGCGCGCCCGTAGCGCCAAGAGGATTGTCCAGCGTGCGAATAGTACTTTGCCAGGACTGAGGAGGTTGAACCGTCTTCAAATAATCGCC
It encodes:
- the hpnC gene encoding squalene synthase HpnC — encoded protein: MSQTAYKTRAVEIAEAYAHCEALTRAHYENFPVGSVLIPKRVRPHVYSIYAFARTADDFADEPGLTAQERLNHLAEWEARLDACLSDPVGPIFTALAETIRTRDLPVQLLRDLLTAFRMDVTTQRHQTYRDLLTYCTFSANPVGRLILHLFGYRGEGYARYSDAICSALQLANFWQDIAIDFSRGRIYLPQEDLKRFGVGISDLRDQRVTPEFCRLMDYLINRTRDLFVAGYPLLDMVKGRLRFELRLTCLGGMHILKKIRDNDCDVFHRRPTITKRDLPALLFKTLFHL
- a CDS encoding 3-oxoacyl-ACP reductase FabG, encoding MTLKDRVAIVTGASSGIGRGIALALAREGAHVAVADIQEAPKQGIYHDTDLTTSTAEEIEKFGSKGIFVQTDVSDDEAVKILIERTVSEFGKLDILVNNAGITIPGGIEETTIADYDTVMGVNLRALYVASKLAMPHLKKPSGRIIHIASVQSFGGGGGPAYAASKAGVVNLTRDTALELAPFGATVNAICPGYIETPIQDYLTPQDIEDCKVKTPLPRLGLPSDIGNAAVFFASDAAAWITGTALPVDGGWMASIF
- a CDS encoding SUMF1/EgtB/PvdO family nonheme iron enzyme, which codes for MGRSTFSCAKNGQNITVPVGSFRPNNFGLYDMIGNVQEWTADCWNDNYDGAPSHGSVWQEGNCTFRVTRGGSWHDYYTRHFRSAARHYTRANGSASHIGFRVARTMAVAPNPYRK
- a CDS encoding STAS domain-containing protein, producing MNIDVKWVRKDGVLIVVLNGIIDSSSAPQLQRALESGIGPADRALLLDFEQVSFLSSAGLRIFLIFARRFNVPGKQFGVCALSDPIRNVITISGFDRFLKVYNSQAEAVNAFKSGLS
- a CDS encoding aspartate/tyrosine/aromatic aminotransferase, which encodes MFESLTMAPADPIIGLTEAFKNDPNPKKINLGVGVYKDSDGNTPIFASVKTAEERLLTHEDTKNYLGIEGDEAYNKAVQELLWGTEHEILTSGRAGTAQAPGGTGALRIAGDFIHQHYPHARVWLSDPTWANHPKIFESAGVPTETYRYYNPSSFGLDFDALIQDLGQIPAGDVVLLHGCCHNPTGVDPSAEQWAQIADIITDHGIIPLVDFAYQGLGNGLVEDAVGLLSLSQPGCELLVASSFSKNFGLYRERTGALTIVGKDATTVEKAMSHIKICIRTNYSNPPSHGAQAVATVLNDPALRAQWDGEVKAMRDRINNMRTLFVDTLETKGVRRDFSFIAHQRGMFSFSGLTPEQVEALRERYSIYIVSSGRINVAGMTKDNIGPLCEAIAEILTD
- a CDS encoding ankyrin repeat domain-containing protein, with protein sequence MSDYCESDVNARNPDSGRAPLHFAVENNDCEMVEQLLERGADVNVREKTGNTPLHFAAIGNASEVAELLLERGAYVNAQDSGGTTPLHNAAIGNASEVVEQLLERGADANVQDSGGTTPLHFAAIGNASEVAELLLNRGADVNVQDVVGNTPLHNAASNNASSEAAEVLLNHGADVNVQNNDGATPLDLAKRGDASETVELLINRGAITSAQPKNRRVGVILGVIILLFLCFMIFVAVSP
- a CDS encoding IS256 family transposase, with amino-acid sequence MTYPKDIKISQREQFALLNDPDFLNQAITRFLQQFMEAEITSFLQAEPYQRTSERTGYRNGYKPRVLKTRVGRIQLSIPQDREGRFSSALFSRFQRSEKALILALQEAYLQGVSTRKVTKITEALCGTSFSKSQVSQLCQDLDADINAWRERPLEQGYPYLIIDATYLHIRSRGQVASEAVLIVSGIAESGHRDILAIDVAHTETEATYADLFKDLKKRGLKGVHLVISDHHEGLQNAIKRHFQGASWQHCQTHFHRNIKGITPPKYQREVAQTLKDVFNAPDLATAQEHLSSMMDTYEPILPNAVEKIDRDITHCLACFHFPQQHQKRIRTTNLLERLNREIKRRADVVQIFPNQAACERLIGALCMEWSDEWITGRRYLDMTDWK
- a CDS encoding CehA/McbA family metallohydrolase, whose translation is MKIQPGQRELTLRLKRWIHMNEGGWYSGDSHVHFLSTQGSHTESQGEDLNIVNLLPSQWGNLFTNTEDFTGRPSISQDGNNIVYVGQENRQHFLGHLILWGLKEPVMPWCSDGPGESELGGTLEITMSDWADQCHAQGGSVIIPHLPNPNGEPAALIATGRVDGVEMLRHAPFNHLEYYRYLNCGYRLPLVGGTDKMSSDVPVGIYRTYAYLPDEEFTYDNWCKSVSQGRTFHSGGPIIHLTADGHQVGDTMQLSGAGTVEVEAWAESIFPIHTLEIVQAGRVVASTEDNKGARRLELKAKVKVDGHTWIAARCAGPNYTSVPHHDGWGRGIFAHTSPIYIACGGEWWMFDLEAAQYMLTLIDGDLAYIRQTAARHDPGTATHHHGELDHLAYLERPFVEARAAIHRRMHQLGIPH